One part of the Pannonibacter sp. XCT-53 genome encodes these proteins:
- a CDS encoding AI-2E family transporter codes for MTLRRQVQFWLLSLIAFVLFMMVFSAVLLPFVAGMALAYLLDPVADRLERMGMNRLAATLTILLAFVIILAVVLILLVPVLGNQMLGFIDRLPALVRSLQSLITENLGDRLTTISGLSVTDLQSSLGAIMSRGASWLGGLLTSVWSGGQALLSILSLFVITPVVAFYLLLDWDHMIERIDSWLPREHVETVRQLAREMDGAVAGFVRGQVSVCFLLGMFYAVSLVMLGLNFGLLIGIGAGLVSFIPFVGAALGLIASMSVAIVQFWPDWPWILAVALVFGVGQFIEGNILQPKLVGASVGLHPVWLMFSLFAFGYLFGFVGLLVAVPAAAMVGVLARFALTQYLASPLYRGAGGGHNGPSVAAQPEE; via the coding sequence ATGACCCTGCGCCGCCAAGTCCAGTTCTGGCTCCTGTCGCTGATCGCCTTCGTCCTGTTCATGATGGTCTTCAGCGCGGTGCTCCTGCCCTTCGTGGCCGGCATGGCGCTGGCCTACCTGCTGGACCCGGTCGCCGACCGGCTCGAGCGGATGGGCATGAACCGGCTGGCGGCGACCCTGACGATCCTGCTGGCCTTCGTCATCATCCTGGCCGTGGTGCTGATCCTGCTGGTGCCGGTGCTCGGCAACCAGATGCTGGGCTTCATCGACCGCCTTCCGGCGCTCGTGCGCTCGCTGCAGAGCCTCATCACCGAAAACCTTGGCGACCGGCTGACCACGATCTCCGGCCTGTCGGTCACGGACCTGCAGTCGTCGCTGGGCGCGATCATGTCTCGCGGTGCCTCCTGGCTTGGCGGGCTGCTCACGTCGGTCTGGAGCGGCGGCCAGGCGCTGCTGTCGATCCTGTCGCTCTTCGTCATCACGCCGGTCGTGGCCTTCTACCTGCTGCTCGACTGGGACCACATGATCGAGCGCATCGACAGCTGGCTGCCGCGCGAGCATGTCGAGACCGTGCGCCAGCTGGCCCGCGAGATGGACGGGGCCGTCGCCGGCTTCGTCCGCGGCCAGGTGTCTGTGTGTTTCCTGCTGGGCATGTTCTACGCCGTTTCGCTGGTCATGCTCGGGCTCAATTTCGGCCTGCTGATCGGCATCGGCGCCGGTCTCGTCAGCTTCATTCCCTTTGTCGGGGCCGCGCTGGGGCTGATTGCCTCGATGTCGGTCGCCATCGTGCAGTTCTGGCCGGACTGGCCCTGGATCCTGGCCGTCGCGCTGGTGTTCGGCGTCGGCCAGTTCATCGAGGGCAACATCCTCCAGCCGAAGCTCGTCGGCGCCAGCGTCGGCCTGCATCCGGTGTGGCTGATGTTCTCGCTGTTTGCCTTCGGCTACCTGTTCGGCTTCGTCGGCCTGCTGGTTGCGGTGCCGGCGGCGGCCATGGTGGGCGTGCTTGCGCGTTT
- the purN gene encoding phosphoribosylglycinamide formyltransferase, producing the protein MSKRQKVGVLISGRGSNMLSLIRAAQAPDYPAEIALVLSNRPDAGGLERAAAFGIATAVVDHKPFGRDREAFEKAVDAELQAAGIELVALAGFMRLLSPWLVERWAGRMLNIHPALLPSFKGLDTHERALETGVKLHGATVHFVSSEMDAGPIIMQGAVPVLDGDTPDTLGARVLEVEHRIYPEALALIASGTARLEGNRVVLTNAAREATGQLIAPTLLNGQD; encoded by the coding sequence ATGAGCAAGCGCCAGAAGGTCGGCGTGCTGATCTCGGGTCGCGGCAGCAACATGCTGTCGCTGATCCGGGCGGCGCAGGCGCCTGACTACCCGGCCGAGATCGCGCTGGTCCTGTCGAACCGGCCGGACGCCGGCGGACTGGAGCGGGCCGCCGCCTTCGGCATTGCCACGGCGGTGGTCGATCACAAGCCCTTCGGCCGCGACCGCGAGGCCTTCGAGAAGGCTGTCGACGCCGAACTGCAGGCAGCCGGCATCGAGCTGGTGGCGCTGGCCGGTTTCATGCGGCTCCTGTCGCCCTGGCTGGTGGAGCGCTGGGCCGGGCGCATGCTCAACATCCACCCCGCCCTGCTGCCGTCCTTCAAGGGCCTCGACACGCATGAGCGGGCGCTGGAAACCGGCGTGAAGCTGCATGGCGCGACCGTTCACTTCGTTTCCAGCGAAATGGATGCCGGGCCGATCATCATGCAAGGGGCGGTGCCGGTCCTGGATGGCGACACGCCCGACACGCTCGGCGCCCGCGTGCTCGAGGTCGAGCACCGCATCTACCCGGAAGCCCTGGCGCTGATTGCCTCCGGCACGGCGCGGCTCGAGGGCAACCGCGTCGTCCTCACGAACGCCGCCCGCGAGGCCACCGGCCAGCTGATCGCCCCGACGCTCCTGAACGGGCAGGACTGA
- the purM gene encoding phosphoribosylformylglycinamidine cyclo-ligase yields the protein MSAQDRGGQNGLTYSQSGVDIDAGNALVKRIAPLVKATARSGADSAIGGFGGIFDLKAAGFSDPLLVAANDGVGTKLKVAIDTGCHDTVGIDLVAMCVNDLVVQGAEPLFFLDYYATGALDVDTATAVVGGIAEGCKIAGCALIGGETAEMPGMYSKGDYDLAGFAVGAVERENLLPRPDVTEGDVLLALSSSGVHSNGYSLVRKIVEVSGLTYEADAPFQGGTRLGEALMTPTRIYVKPLLAALKATSGIKALAHITGGGLTENLPRVLPKGSVARIDLAKIAVPGVFKWLAKAGNVAESEMLRTFNCGVGMVVVVEAGAEAAVRAALEAAGETVSTLGRIEAGSGDGEAHVAYANHLDLGA from the coding sequence ATGAGCGCGCAGGACCGCGGGGGGCAGAACGGCCTCACCTATTCCCAATCGGGTGTGGACATCGACGCGGGCAACGCGCTCGTCAAGCGCATCGCGCCGCTGGTCAAGGCGACGGCCCGCTCCGGCGCGGACAGCGCCATCGGCGGCTTCGGCGGCATCTTCGATCTCAAGGCGGCCGGCTTTTCCGATCCGCTGCTGGTGGCCGCCAATGACGGCGTCGGCACCAAGCTGAAGGTCGCCATCGACACCGGCTGCCATGACACGGTCGGCATCGACCTCGTCGCCATGTGCGTCAACGATCTGGTGGTGCAGGGCGCCGAGCCGCTGTTCTTCCTCGACTATTACGCCACCGGCGCGCTGGACGTGGACACGGCGACTGCCGTCGTCGGCGGCATCGCGGAGGGCTGCAAGATCGCCGGCTGCGCGCTGATCGGCGGCGAGACGGCGGAAATGCCGGGCATGTATTCCAAGGGCGACTATGACCTTGCCGGCTTTGCCGTCGGCGCGGTCGAGCGCGAGAACCTGCTGCCGCGCCCCGACGTGACGGAGGGCGACGTGCTCCTCGCCCTCTCCTCCTCCGGCGTCCATTCCAACGGCTATTCGCTGGTGCGCAAGATCGTCGAGGTCTCCGGGCTCACCTATGAGGCCGACGCCCCGTTCCAGGGCGGCACCAGGCTCGGCGAGGCGCTGATGACGCCGACGCGCATCTATGTGAAGCCGCTGCTTGCCGCCCTCAAGGCGACCTCCGGCATCAAGGCGCTGGCGCATATCACCGGCGGCGGCCTGACCGAGAACCTGCCGCGCGTGCTGCCGAAGGGCAGCGTTGCCCGCATCGACCTGGCGAAGATCGCGGTGCCGGGCGTGTTCAAGTGGCTGGCGAAGGCCGGCAACGTGGCCGAAAGCGAAATGCTGCGCACCTTCAACTGCGGCGTCGGCATGGTCGTCGTGGTCGAGGCCGGCGCGGAAGCGGCCGTACGGGCCGCACTGGAAGCGGCCGGCGAGACCGTCTCCACCCTCGGCCGCATCGAGGCCGGCTCGGGCGACGGCGAGGCGCATGTCGCCTACGCCAACCATCTGGACCTTGGCGCATGA